The following DNA comes from Diceros bicornis minor isolate mBicDic1 chromosome 7, mDicBic1.mat.cur, whole genome shotgun sequence.
CAACTCCCTGATGACACATGGGAATAAGAATTTGCTTACCCACATCTGCAGTATGGCAGAGTAAATCAGGAGAGCAGAGGCAACGTAATtctgaaatatttgcaaaaactaTATGCTCCATGACAGTAAGATGTATAATCCATATTTATATTGCCATTATTTAGGGagtacatttctccaaataattttTACCATCATTTTTATACCTCAAAAAGATTGTAGATCCCTTATGGAAAGATTCATTTTGAAAGTGCagcaagaaaacattaaaacaggCCAAAAGAGTGAATTGAACCTGTGtatctttttctcatttatgGGGCAAGACCAAGAAGGCACAGCCCAACAGCTAATGACATTTCAGGAAAGGAGAACAGCTACTTATTATGTCTGTTGATGTCAGTTATGTTGCAAAGGGGATAACTAACCACTCTGTgtgtgagaagatggccatggagACAGAAGACCCCAACCAGACTGTGCTGAGCCACTTCTTCCTGGAGGGTCTGATGTACACAGCTGAACATCCtagcttcttcttcctcctcttcatcctCATCTATAGTATCACCTTGACTGGGAATCTCCTCATTCTCGTAACTGTAGGCTCTGACCCTCACCTCTGCTCCCCTATGTACCACTTCCTGGGGCACCTCTCCTTTCTGGATGCATGTTTGTCTACAGTGACAGTGCCTAAGGTCATGGCAGGCCTCCTGACTGTGGATGAGAAGGTGATTTCCTTTGAGGGCTGTGCTGTACAACTTTACTGCTTCCACTTCCTGGCCAGCGCCGAGTGCTTCCTGTACACTgtcatggcctatgaccgctacgTAGCCATCTGTCAACCCCTACGCTACCCAGTGGCCATGAACAGGCAGATGTGTGCAGGGCTGGCTGGGATCACTTGGGCCATAGGTGCTGTGCACTCTGCAATCCATACCTCCCTCACCTTCCGCCTGCTCTACTGTGGGCCTCACCACATTGCCTACTTCTTCTGTGACATCCCCCCTGTGCTGAAGCTGGCCTGTGCAGACACTACCATTAATGAGCTTGTCATGCTTGCCAACATTGGCATTGTGGCTGCAGGTTGCCTGATTCTCATCGTCATATCCTATGTCTTCATCGTGGCGGCGGTGTTGCGGATCCGCACAGCCGAGGGCAGGCAGCGTGCCTTCTCCACTTGTACCTCCCACCTCACGGTGGTGCTCCTGTACTACACGCCACCTGTCTGTATCTACCTGCAGCCTCGCTCCAGTGGGGCAGGAGCCGGGGCCCCTGCTGTCTTCTACGCAATAGTCACTCCCCTGCTCAACCCTTTCATTTACACTCTGCGGAACAAGGAGGTAAAGCGGGCTCTACGAAGACTTCTGTGCCAAGGCTCGCGAGAGTCTCCAGAAGGCAGCCCACCCCGCTAACCTGCGCTGTGACTCTCTTCATTTGCCCGCCAGGAAAGCccctattttaatattaaaatggaaAGGGAAAATCATTCAAGTGGAAATCGGAATAACTGAGTTTCAGCTCAACCGCAaacttttttccctctgtttggCCAAGTGATCTGTCCAAATGTCTCATTCACCAAGtcttcatcaataaaataaaaggactGGATTAGGTGACGTCTAGAGAATCTCCAAGATCTAAGTTCTGTGGCTCAGAGGTATGTGAAATGCTATTCATATCCTCATTTATTTTAGTAAATGATTCTTTGTTTACTCtctatgaaataattttattaaatatataatacatattatagaatactgataaaaatataatgtacaaACAATAAATGAAACTTTGCATCACCTAGCCTAAGAGAACAAACCACATTTTTAGGATGATAAAATACAACTATAAGGagaaaagtgacttgcccaggttcACTTGGAAAGTATCAGTATCTTTATTCTCCCACCCAAGATGGTATATAGCTAAGTGGTAGAAATAATGTGGATTTTGAAGTCAGTTGGACATACCAGTATTTTAATTCTGATTCCACCAGTCACTAGATGTAGAATCTTGTGCAAATTTTATAATGCTTTGTGTTTCAGTGTCCTCTTTTAATAGTAAGGTTAAAAATAACTACTTCACAGGGTTTTATGAGGGCAAAATGATATAATTATGTCAGGTGCCTGGTGCAAAATAGATGTTCCCATTTCTTATCAAGCAGGCTAAAGAAgtcaaaaagaaattattatacaagccaagattcaaactgcCTCTGAAGAATTGGCAGGGTTTTGATATTTTCGTTGAACACAGAGAAAgcaactaccaaaaaaaaaaaaggcatttctgGACTGCCAGGTGACAAAAGATAACTCAATGTTCTAGTTAAAGCAACTTGCCATATAAGTGGGGGAAGTTGCACTGTGTTCAAAAATGTGAGTGAATGACCCTAAGCTACTCTATGGACTGAAAAGGGTCTTGAAGGCCAGACTAAAGAGTTTAGATTATGCACTAGGCATTGcatctctttatttctcctcttcttcatctATAGGAAGAAGCAGCAGCCACGTTCTTTAAGTGCTAGATCATGGGataaatgagaagagaaagaggaaaaaagggacAAGTGGTAGGATGACCAATTAACAGATTATTATAATATCCTAGACATGAGAGAAAACATTGTTTAACTTGAGAGAGAATATTGGAGGTGGAGAGGAATTATGTTAGAGgtgttttaaagggaaaaaatgaaagagaaaaagggaaaaatttgagaGACTGTTAGAATTTTAATAGTCACCGTAATCATTTTTGATGTACCTATATGCAAGACACTGTGACAGTTACTTTATCTATATTATTCCTCTTTAGAACTATATTTTAAGACGATGTTATTATTTACATTATACAGATAAGGGAACTGAGACTGAGGGAGGTGAagtaacttttccaaggtcatgTAACCAGTAACAGTTGAAGCCAGGATTTCAACTCAAAGCTGTATGGCTTCAGAAACCACACATTTCGATTATACCATAATACCTTAGAGAGAATCAAATCTAGCACCCACTGTTTATGAACTCCCAATTACGTTAGAGGTCTTAAAGTCATTTTAGGTCTTTAACCAAAGGCAATTCTCTTTGAGATAAGGATTCCCTGACCTTTAAATAGTACATAGACCTCTATAAATGCAGGTCTGAAGCTAGCATTCCTGGAAGGGAAAAATACAtcgaaaaaagagaaggaaatgcagTGAAGGTGCAGCATTCATCCAAAATTCAGAGATAATCTCTCTTGTTCTAGTATCTCAGAGTTATTGATATATATGTAGGAAGGCCAGAAGTAACCCAGGCACACTGATTATTGCTTCAGCATAGGCTTTGGCCAGGGTAGACTATATGGAGAACCAAATATAGAATGACAGGTAGTGCTAAAACAGGCTACGGTCCTGTCCTAAAGCATTCCTCTGTCTTGTCAAATGGCTGCTTTCTTGACATGATGGGATAAATTATGCAAGAAGACTGTGGCCATGCAATTCCAGTCTTATATTATTCCCTTCTTCTCAACTTTGGCCTTAAAACTTTTATATCTGTCTACCCAGTAAGAATTCTTTACTGTCTCAAGCTCTGCTCCTTCATCTTCATATCTGACTCTGACAGCATGGATTCCTCATCTCATTAGTTTTTTATAGGCCCTCATAAAGGCACTAAAGATATCCTACCTTATATTGTTattgaatgtttcatgtgcatagCTAGATTATAAGAACTTTAAGAGCAGAGACCCCTTATACCTCTTATGTTCTAAACAAAGGTTAATGCAGTAATATATTTGTTAAACCTAGTATTCAAGATCTGGAGATAAGACACACATTCTTCACAATAAAATTATCAAGAAGAAAATTTTATCCAGTAGGGGAAGAAGACAAGTTGTTAATCCCAATTGTTTTCCCCTTTTAGATGTTTCTGTCTTTgggtttgatttttaaatttaggagATTCGGTGTAGTTACACTATCACTTGAAATTTAAAGGGAAAGAGACTATAAAATTAATtagtaataattaaaatgaaaaaaaatacttgACAAAAAGGGGACAACTACATTAGACTATcattttcccagcctccctacaaTGCAAATATGACACAAactgatattttctttgtgatGAATATGTCAAATAAATAGAGAGGAAACAAAAGCATTATTTGGACAAGATAATTTGTAGGGAAGGACATGCTACAAGAGTGACTAACTAAGCATTCTTACTATTGGTCATCCTATGGCATGCGGCTTCTGAGGGAGGGGTTCACCAGTACTCCTGAAGGTAGAGTATACAAAGGAAACTATGATGCATGTAATCAGGTGGACTAAATATCCTCATAGAATGAACAACTTCCACAGTAGCAATGGTATTTGAATAATGAATATGCAGGTGATTTATGATTTCAGGCTATTGTTTAAATAATGTGAAGATCTGTAAAACATATAGTTGTGTCCCCCATCACGGGAGATGCTAGAATTTAATGTAATAGCATTCTTTAAAAAGATTCTGTTACTTGAAGTTTTTATTGGCAAGTTTATATCCActtcttattttaattattactgACAATTTTGCTATGTAAATGAGGAAAAATGTCTGAAAACATTAAAACCCAGAGAGCATGGGAAATGGGAACAGCATTTCCCCAGGGTGTTTGCCAAAATCAGTGGCAATTGTTCAACACTGCATCTGCCTGAAGTGGTGGTAAGAGTTGGAGCAAACAAGAAGCTGGccaaaatattaaaaggaaaggTTGTGGCATGAGAAGTACATACAGTGCTTTGAAAATCTCTGATATATTCCTGAGAATCTAGAAGGCCACACACATATGAAGGGTTGTGTGCATGCCCAAGAAAGACCTGAGAAAGCCCTAATTTCTCACTCCGGCTGACCTTGAGGTTACATGCACATAGGAAGTGAAAGCTAGAAGAGTTTTAAACTGCCTGCTGGGACACTGAAAACATACCCAACACAAACACAGCTCCTTATGAAAACTTGGAGACTTTGTGGTTCAAGGTATTTAAGGCCATCTCTGTCCAGTCACTAGCTAACTAATTTAAAGTTTCACATGTAcgtttatgatccattttaagttaagttTTGTATATCATGCATGGTATAAATCAAACTTTCACTTTTTATGTCTTTTGTATAGGAATATCTAATTGTTTCAGAACATTTGTTGCAAAGACCatcctttctctattgaattaCCTTTGCACATttgcaaaaattaattgaccatttatgcatggatttatttctgtgcattatattttattatttcttaatgccaatatcacattgtcttgattattgCAGCTCTATAAGTCTTAAAGTCAGGTGTAAGTACTCCATCTTTATCTTTCCTATTTAAAGTTATTTAGGGTATTCTAAGTActctgcatttccatatgaattctaAAACCATCCTGTCAATTTATACAATAATgtctactgggattttgattgggattgtgttgaatgcATAGATTAATATGGAAAGAACTGACAACTTGACAAGATGAGTCTTCTAATTCCAAATACAGTATATATCTTGGTTTATtgggttttctttaatttgtctCAGTAAAGTTATGTAGATTTTAGTGTGCAGACCTTGAAcatattttgtcaaatttatctccaaatattttatatttttgaagttatataaataatattttattgcaaTCTGTGAttatttgttgctagtatatagaaatgaatTTTGTATACTGACTttgtataataaaaatttaagttcatttatttgttctagtAGCTTttgtatatactatatgattttcTGTGTGGACAATgaccatctgcaaataaagacagttttactatttcctttcctgtcttgatgtcttttgtttccctttattgccttattgcactggctaaaacctccagtaaaatgttatatataagtGGTGcaagctaacatctttgccttattcttgatcttaggggaaagcatTTAGGCTTTCATGACAgtacgatgttagctgtgggatttttatagatgtcctttatcaggttgaggaaatttccttctgttcctagtttgaaAGTTTTAATCAGGAGTGGATGTTGGATATTGTTCAAGCCTTTTGTtgtgtctactgagatgatcatattttttttttgagtctcttaaaatggtaaattataatatttcattttcaatGTTAAATCAATCTTCATTCCTGGAACACATACCAAAAGGTCATTATGTATTATCCTTTTAGAGATTGTTAGATCTGATATGCTAAAACTTTTTCAGGGTTTTGGAATATACGTTCTTGAGGGATATTGGTTTGTAGAtttcaattattaaaatattttttgtctaCTTTTGATATGAGAATAATACTGGTCTCAAAAACTGAGCTGGTAAGTATTCTAAACTCTTCAATTTTCTAGAATTGGCATCATTTCttctcttaaatatttgataaaaatcaCTATTGTGATTGCTGTTATACACTTTACTTCTACTTCTACATCTGTTATAAACTccaaaatacattattattattttttggtctgAATAGGTCACTGttttcaaaagataaaatagTACAAAAATGGCTTTATGTTTGCCCATCTAGTTACCATTTCTGGTACCCTTTATTCTTTTGGTAGATCCGGATTTCCATATAGTATTATTTTCCAAAGTCTTGAAGGACTTCCTGTAACACTTGTACTGAAAGTCTGCtgctgatgatttttttttaacttttttatgccTGAAAAAGTTctagttttaaattcttttttttttaattttttgataaatgtaGATTCATATGCAGCTGTAGGAAATAAGACAAAGAGatactgctatggactgaatttttgTGTATCGCCAAATCGATATATTGAGACCCTAACCACCAGTgtgatagtggttaagtttgcacgctccacttcggaggcccagggttgccagttcggatcctggacacggacctacgtaccactcatcaagccatgctgaggtggcatcccacatacagcaactagaaggatgtacagctatgccatacaactatctactggggctttggggagagaaacggggaaaaaaggaggaagattggcaacagatgttagctcagggccactcttcctcaaaaaaaaaaaaaaagagttctcaatggccaaaactggaacaatttgagcaaaaaaataaatgaagtagcattggattataatgtaaaatataaaataaattccatgcgtccataatgatataaataaatgactgaataaataaataaggaaaatggaCAAATCCCGCTTGCAGAAgcccaaagaaaacagaagagaagaaataaagataagagcaaaaatcaataaaactaacaACAGAAAGACAACGAAACATAGATCTAgctatttgaaaagatcaataaaattgacaaactgctAGCAATAATGACAAAGGGAAAAGAGAGTTGACACGAATTACCaacattgggggaaaaaacagagAATATCACTACAAACATCAAAACAATAAGAATACACTAAGAAAAAATTTCACACATAAActtaacaacttagatgaaatgaatcAGTGCcttaaaaaacacaaactaccacaactcacccaaatgaaatagaaaagttgaATTGTCGTATAAATATTaaggaaattaaatttataacttaaaaaggccccaaaaagaaatctccaggtaTGGAAGCTCTCCCTGAggaactctaccaaacatttaaaaattaacaccaattctgtATAATCTCTTCCAGGAAACACAAGTAAAGAGAACaatttccaattcattttatgttGTCAGTATTACTCTGACGCAAAAATCaggcaaagacagtacaaaaagaaaattacatattaATATCCCTCTTGAGAAATCCTTAACAGCATATTAGCAgaaaaaattcagcaatatataaacagAATTATTCACTacaaccaagtggggtttattccaaggatgcaaggatggttctatattggaaaaatcaagaaatgtaatccaccacatgaacaagctaaagaagaaaaaacacataaTCATATCAGTtgagacaaaacaaaaacaaacatttgactaaattcaacaacaattcatgattaaaaagaaaaaaaaaactctcagaaacTAGGAGTAGATGAAAGCTTCCTTAACTTGAAAAAGAACACCTACAAAAAATCTTCAGCTAACATTACActtgatggtgaaagactgagTGCTTTCCCCCTATGATTGGAAATAAGACACAGATGTCCACTATCATCACTTTTATTCAGCACTGTACAGAAGGTATAGGTtggtgcaataaggcaagaaaaggaaatgaatggatacagatcagaaaaaaagaaataacagtgtCCCTTATTGCAGATAAcataattttctacatagaaaatcccaaggaatctatttAAAAACTCCTAGAACACATAGATGAGTTTAATAAGGTCACAGGGTCAAAATCAATTATAATTCTACATATTACCAATCAAC
Coding sequences within:
- the LOC131408185 gene encoding olfactory receptor 10S1; this translates as MAMETEDPNQTVLSHFFLEGLMYTAEHPSFFFLLFILIYSITLTGNLLILVTVGSDPHLCSPMYHFLGHLSFLDACLSTVTVPKVMAGLLTVDEKVISFEGCAVQLYCFHFLASAECFLYTVMAYDRYVAICQPLRYPVAMNRQMCAGLAGITWAIGAVHSAIHTSLTFRLLYCGPHHIAYFFCDIPPVLKLACADTTINELVMLANIGIVAAGCLILIVISYVFIVAAVLRIRTAEGRQRAFSTCTSHLTVVLLYYTPPVCIYLQPRSSGAGAGAPAVFYAIVTPLLNPFIYTLRNKEVKRALRRLLCQGSRESPEGSPPR